From a single Brassica oleracea var. oleracea cultivar TO1000 chromosome C5, BOL, whole genome shotgun sequence genomic region:
- the LOC106343797 gene encoding vesicle-associated membrane protein 721-like encodes MSQQQSLIYSFVARGTVILVEFTNFKGNFTSIAAQCLQKLPSSNNKFTYNCDGHTFNYLVEDGFTYCVVAVESAGRQIPMAFLERVKEDFNKRYGGGKAATAQANSLNKEFGSKLKEHMQYCMDHPDEISKLAKVKAQVSEVKGVMMENIEKVLDRGEKIELLVDKTENLRSQAQDFRTTGTQMRRKMWLQNMKIKLIVLAIIIALILIIVLSVCHGFKC; translated from the exons ATGTCGCAACAACAGTCGTTGATCTACAGTTTCGTGGCTCGCGGGACGGTGATCCTCGTGGAGTTCACAAATTTCAAAGGCAACTTCACTTCAATCGCTGCTCAGTGCCTCCAGAAGCTCCCGTCTTCCAACAACAAGTTCACCTACAACTGCGACGGTCACACCTTCAACTACCTCGTCGAAGATGGATTCA CCTATTGTGTTGTTGCGGTTGAATCTGCTGGGAGGCAGATTCCGATGGCGTTTTTGGAAAGAGTGAAGGAGGATTTTAACAAGAGATATGGTGGGGGAAAGGCTGCTACTGCTCAGGCTAACAGCTTGAATAAAGAGTTCGG GTCTAAGCTGAAAGAGCACATGCAGTATTGTATGGATCATCCTGATGAGATTAGCAAGCTTGCTAAGGTGAAGGCTCAAGTGTCTGAAGTTAAGGGTGTTATGATGGAAAACATCGAGAAG GTTCTTGACCGTGGTGAGAAAATTGAGCTTCTGGTGGACAAAACCGAGAACCTTCGCTCACAG GCACAAGACTTCAGAACAACGGGGACGCAGATGAGAAGGAAGATGTGGCTTCAGAACATGAAGATAAAACTCATAGTTCTCGCCATCATCATCGCTCTGATTCTCATAATCGTGCTCTCAGTTTGCCATGGCTTCAAGTGTTGA